A stretch of DNA from Brevibacterium ihuae:
TGGCTCGTGTGGGTCCTCAACTCCGCGGCCAACGTCGTGCTCCGGCTCCTCGGCTTCACCCCCGAGGAGGAGGTCGCGAGCGCGCGCACCGCTCAGGAGCTCCGCGCGGTCGTGTCGCAGTCGGGCCAGCAGGGCACCCTCGACCGCACCACCGCCGAGCTCGCCGCCCGCTCCATCGAGTTCGGCCAGCGCACCGCCGCCGACGTCATGCAGCCCCGGCCCCAGGTGACCTTCCTCGACGAGCACTCCGCGCAGGACCTCCTCGATCTCGTCGCCGCCACCGGCCACTCCCGCTTCCCGGTCACCGGGGACGGCGTCGACGACATCGTCGGGGTCGTCCACTTCAAGCACGCCCTCGCCGTCCCCCACGAGCAGCGCGTCACCACCCCGGTGCGCGATCTCGTCGTCGACGTCCCCCACGTCGTCGAATCGATGACCCTCGACCCGCTCCTCGCCGAGCTCCGGGAGCCCGGCCTCCAGCTCGCGATCGTCGTCGACGAGTACGGCGGCACGGCGGGCATCGTCACGCTCGAGGACCTGCTCGAGGAGATCGTCGGCGAGATCGACGACGAACAGGACCCCGGCGAGGACAAGCACGAGCGCCTCGCCGACGGCGGGATCGCCGTGTCCGGGCTGCTCCGACCCGACGAGCTCGGCGAGATCCTCGACCTCCGGCTGCCCGAGGGCGAGGAGTCGGACACCCTCGGCGGACTCATCGCGGAGATCCTCAACCAGATGCCCGAGCCCGGTGACCGGATCGAGCTCGACGGGAAGGACCTCTCGGACACCGATGAGGACGACCTGCCGACGCCGGCCCGCATCGCCCTCGCCGTGGAGACCATGGACGGCCAGCGGGTCGGTCGCATCATCGTCCACCGCATCGCCCTCAACCCGGAGGACGATGCCGAGCCGGACAGTGACCGTGCCGACACCCCGGAACCGCCGGAGGGCCGTGCGGGCGACGATCGGGTGACGGCCTCCCCCGGTGAGCACACCGGATCCACCGCCGCCACGGAAGGAGAACGCTCATGAGCGACGGCGTCGCGATCCTCGTCCTCGTCCTGCTGCTCGCTGGCAACGCCTTCTTCGTCGGCGCCGAGTTCGCCATGGTGTCCGCGCGCCGCGATCAGATCGAGCCGCGGGCCACCGAGGGCGGCACCGCCGCGCGCTGGACGCTGCGCGGCATCACGGACGTCTCGGTCTCGCTCGCAGCCACCCAGCTCGGCATCACCGCGTGCTCGCTGCTCATCGGCGCGGTCGGCGAACCGGCGATCGCCCACCTCATCGAGGGTCCGCTCGAGTCGTGGGGCGTGCCCGGCGGGCTCGTCCATCCGATCGCGCTCGTCATCGCGCTCCTCATCGTCACCTTCCTCCACATGGTGCTCGGCGAGATGGTGCCGAAGAACATGGCGATCGCGAAGCCCGCGGCATCCGCCCTCCTGCTCGGCCCGGTCCTGCGGGTGTTCGTCGTCGTGTTCCGCCCCTTCATCTGGCTCATGAACACCGCCGCGAACCTCGTCGTCAAGCACGTGCTCCGCGCGGAGCCGAAGGACGAGGTGTCCTCCTCCTTCACCTCGGCCGAAGTGCTCGAGTTCGTCACCGAGTCCGGGCGCGAGGGCCTGTTGGACAGCGAGGAGATCCGGCTGCTCACCGGTGCGCTCAAGTTCGAGGAGCTCACCGCCTCCGACGTCGCGCTCCGACCCGGCACGGTGCGCACGATCGCACGGACCGCGACCGTCGCCGAGGTCGAGGAGCTGTGCGCCGACACCGGGTTCTCACGGTTCCCCGTCACCGACGACGCCGGCGGACTCGCCGGCTACGTCCATGCCAAGGACCTGCTCGGCCTGCCCGCCGAGAAGCGCGGGGAGCCGATCCCCGCCGAGGCCGTCCGCGAGCTCGCCTCGGTCCCCGCGGACGCGAAGCTCCGGCGGGTGATGATGACGATGCAGCGGACGAACTCCCACATGGCGATCATCGACGGCGGTCCCCGCTCGGCCGACGAGGTCTCGGTCATCGCCCTCGAGGACGTCCTCGAGAAGCTCGTCGGCGAGGTGCGGGACGCCACCAGCCCGGTCTGAGACCGGGGCTCGAGCACGGTTCCGACGCTCAAGGGGGCCGGGTGCAGCTGCACCCGGCCCCCTTCAGCAGGTCTCCCCGCCGATCACTCCTCGACGATGTTGAGGAGATCCTGACCGGACTGGATGCGGAGGAGCTGCTCGGCGAGCAGGGCCTCGATGCGCGGGACGAACGCCGTCGTGTCGCCGCCGACGTGCGGGGTGAGGAGGGTGTTGGGCGTCCCCCACAGCGGGTGGTTCTCCGGCAGCGGCTCGGGGTCGACGACGTCGAGTGCGGCGTGCAGACGGCCGGACCGGAGCTCCTCGACGAGGGCGTCGGTGTCGATCACCGGGCCGCGCGCGACATTGACGACGAGCGCGTTGTCGGGCAGCTGGGCGAGGAACTCCGCATCGACGAGGTGATGCGTGGAATCGGTGAGCGGTGTGATGAGGATGACGACCTCGGCGTGCGGGAGGAGCTTCGGCAGCTCGTCGGCGCCGTGCACCCGTCCGTGGTCGTCGGTCCGGGCGCGGGACCCGACCCGGGTGATCTCGACCTCGAACGGCTCGAGCCGCCGGCAGATCTCGGTGCCGATGCCGCCCACCCCGACGATGAGCACGCGGCGGTCGGCGAGCGAGCGACGCCGCCGGTGGTTCCACGTCCGCGACACCATGTCGCGCGCGGCGTCGTCGATGCCGCGCAGGCTGCCGAGGGTGAGCGCGACCGCCATCTCCGCGGTCGCCGCGGCGTGCACGCCCGAGGCGGTGGCGATCCGCGCGCGGCCGCCCAGCCGGTCGGCGACGATGTCGTAGCCGGTGGTCTGGAGCTGGATGAGCTCGAGGTTGGGCAGCTCGTCGAGGAGCGCGGCAGTGGGACTCGCATCGAGATAGGGCAGGACGATCGCGTCGATCGAGTCCCTGCTCACTCCGGGGTCCCGGTGCTCCGCGGACCACACGACGAGCTTGAGATCGGCATGCTGATGATCGGGGATCCGCGCGTCCACGTGATCGCGCAGCTCGGCGTCCGGAAAGGCGATGGTGCGGATGTCGTGAGTCGTCATGCCCTCATTGTGGCAGACCGCACCGCAACCGGACGGGCCGTCGCGACGCCTGGCCGCGGCCGCCGGTTCACGGCAGCCGCGCGGCGATCGAGCGGCTGATCCGCAGGAGGTGCTCGGCGTCGCCGGGTGCAAGCGCCTTCTCGAAGTGCTCGGCGATGTGGGCGCGGTGGATCCGGCCGGCCGCGCGGAACTCGTCCCAGCCGGCGTCGGTGAGCGTGATGAGGTGAGCGCGGCCGTCCTGCGGGCACGCGCTCTTGACGACCCAGCCCTTCTTCTCGAGGAGCCCGATCCGGTACGTGAGCCGGGGGGCGGAGAACACGAGGCGCTCGGCGAGCACGCTCATCCGCAGGGTGCGGGCGGGCGCCTCGACGAGGAGGAGCAGGAGGTTGTAGTCGCTCAGGCCGAAGCCCACCTCCCGGCGGAGCTCGGCGTCGAGCAGACCGACGAGCCGCTGGGACGTCTCGAAGTGGCTCCGCCAGGCGTCGAGCACGCTCGCCTCCGCGAGCAGGTTCGGCCGGGTGGCCTCAGGTGCCGAGGAGCTGGTCAAAGGGGGTCACCGCCTCGGGGTCGAGGTCGTCGAACACGCTCCGGGTCTCCGCCGGCTGGGCGGCGACGAGCTCGGCGAGCTCCTCGGCGACGGCGCGGACCCGGCCGCCCATCCCGGACACCGCCTCGGGCGCTCCCCAGTCGTCGGTCGCGGCGAACACCGAGGTCGGGACCGCGAGCCCCTTGAGGTAGGCGACGAGCGGCCGGAGCTGCGCGTCGATGACGAGCGAGTGCCGGGAGGTGCCTCCGGTGGCGGCGAGCGCGACGGGGATGCCGCGCAGTCCCGCGTCGGGGAACAGCTGCCAGAACAGGGACACGAGGCCGAGCGGGGCGGCGTTGTAGACCGGGGTGACGATGACGAGGCCGTGCGCGGTGCGGATCCGCTCGAACGCGGATTCGAGCGCCTCGGAGGCGATGCCGGTGAGCGTCATGTCGACGAGGTCGTGCGCGAGCGGACGGAGCTCGATGATCTCGATCTCCGCCTCGGCGCCGACCGGCCGCAGCTGCTCGCGGACCGCGGCGAGGATGCGCTCGGCGAGCGCGGTCGAGTTCGACGGGTCACCCGTGCCGCCGGAGACGGCGACGATGCGGTACGTCATCGCGCACCCCCTGCGGTCGCGGATTCGGTCTCGCGCTCGGCGCGCGCGGCCCGGTCGCGGTAGGCCTGCGATTCGGGACCGCCGCCGGCCACCGGGTCCTCGCCCGCCCGGTGGCGCTCGACGAGCCATGCGTGGGTCGGGGCGTCGGGGACGTCGGCCGGGCGTGCGGCGTCCATCTCCCTGCGGAGCACCGGGAGCACCTCGGCGCCGAAGATGTCCATCTGCTCGAGCACGGTGTCGGTCGGCAGACCGGCGTGGTCGATGAGGAACATCAGGCGCTGGTAGTCGCCGGCCCAGTCGCGCATCGAGAGGTAGCGCTCGATGACCTGCTGGGGGCTGCCGACGGTGAGCGGGGTCTGCGCGGTGAAGTCCTCGAGGCTCGGACCGTGGCCGTAGACCGGGGCGTTGTCGAAGTACGGGCGGAACTGCGTGACGGCGTCCTGCGAGTTCTTCGCCATGAACACCTGCCCGCCGAGGCCGACGAAGGCCTGGTCGGCGCGACCGTGGCCGTAGTACTCGTACCGCTGGCGATAGAGCTTGACCATGCGCGCGGTGTGCGAGGCCGGCCAGAAGATGTTGTTGTGGAAGAACCCGTCGCCGTAGTAGGCGGCCTGCTCGGCGATCTCGGGGCTGCGGATCGAGCCGTGCCACACGAAGGGCGGCACTTCGTCGAGCGGGAAAGGCGTCACGGTGAACCCGTTGAGCGGGGTGCGGAGGTTGCCCTCCCAGTCGACGTTCTTCTCCCGCCACAGGCGGTAGAGGAGGTTGTAGTTCTCGATCGCGAGCGGGATGCCCTGCCGGATGTCCTTGCCGAACCACGGGTAGACCGGGCCGGTGTTGCCGCGGCCCATGGTGAGCGAGACGCGGCCCCCGGACAGGTGCTGGAGGTAGCCGTAGTCCTCGGCGAGCCGGGCGGGGTCGTTCGTCGTGATGAGCGTCGTCGCCGTCGAGAGGCGCAGCGTCGAGGTGGTGGCGGCGACGTGGGCGAGCAGGACCGCCGGGTTGGCCGGGGCGACGAAGGGCGGGTTGTGGTGCTCGCCGGTGG
This window harbors:
- a CDS encoding hemolysin family protein, with translation MTAAWLLLLAVVALILANALFVAVEFAFLTVNKNEVRRAASDGDRTMQAVSDSLSKTSSNLSGAQLGITVTSLVVGFLTGPSLGVLLAEGLGWTGMSPAAATGIATTAAFVIATFSQMVFGELVPKNWAIAEPALVSRLVVFPQKVFMAIFGWLVWVLNSAANVVLRLLGFTPEEEVASARTAQELRAVVSQSGQQGTLDRTTAELAARSIEFGQRTAADVMQPRPQVTFLDEHSAQDLLDLVAATGHSRFPVTGDGVDDIVGVVHFKHALAVPHEQRVTTPVRDLVVDVPHVVESMTLDPLLAELREPGLQLAIVVDEYGGTAGIVTLEDLLEEIVGEIDDEQDPGEDKHERLADGGIAVSGLLRPDELGEILDLRLPEGEESDTLGGLIAEILNQMPEPGDRIELDGKDLSDTDEDDLPTPARIALAVETMDGQRVGRIIVHRIALNPEDDAEPDSDRADTPEPPEGRAGDDRVTASPGEHTGSTAATEGERS
- a CDS encoding hemolysin family protein — translated: MSDGVAILVLVLLLAGNAFFVGAEFAMVSARRDQIEPRATEGGTAARWTLRGITDVSVSLAATQLGITACSLLIGAVGEPAIAHLIEGPLESWGVPGGLVHPIALVIALLIVTFLHMVLGEMVPKNMAIAKPAASALLLGPVLRVFVVVFRPFIWLMNTAANLVVKHVLRAEPKDEVSSSFTSAEVLEFVTESGREGLLDSEEIRLLTGALKFEELTASDVALRPGTVRTIARTATVAEVEELCADTGFSRFPVTDDAGGLAGYVHAKDLLGLPAEKRGEPIPAEAVRELASVPADAKLRRVMMTMQRTNSHMAIIDGGPRSADEVSVIALEDVLEKLVGEVRDATSPV
- a CDS encoding 2-hydroxyacid dehydrogenase, giving the protein MTTHDIRTIAFPDAELRDHVDARIPDHQHADLKLVVWSAEHRDPGVSRDSIDAIVLPYLDASPTAALLDELPNLELIQLQTTGYDIVADRLGGRARIATASGVHAAATAEMAVALTLGSLRGIDDAARDMVSRTWNHRRRRSLADRRVLIVGVGGIGTEICRRLEPFEVEITRVGSRARTDDHGRVHGADELPKLLPHAEVVILITPLTDSTHHLVDAEFLAQLPDNALVVNVARGPVIDTDALVEELRSGRLHAALDVVDPEPLPENHPLWGTPNTLLTPHVGGDTTAFVPRIEALLAEQLLRIQSGQDLLNIVEE
- a CDS encoding MarR family winged helix-turn-helix transcriptional regulator, which translates into the protein MTSSSAPEATRPNLLAEASVLDAWRSHFETSQRLVGLLDAELRREVGFGLSDYNLLLLLVEAPARTLRMSVLAERLVFSAPRLTYRIGLLEKKGWVVKSACPQDGRAHLITLTDAGWDEFRAAGRIHRAHIAEHFEKALAPGDAEHLLRISRSIAARLP
- a CDS encoding CE1759 family FMN reductase, yielding MTYRIVAVSGGTGDPSNSTALAERILAAVREQLRPVGAEAEIEIIELRPLAHDLVDMTLTGIASEALESAFERIRTAHGLVIVTPVYNAAPLGLVSLFWQLFPDAGLRGIPVALAATGGTSRHSLVIDAQLRPLVAYLKGLAVPTSVFAATDDWGAPEAVSGMGGRVRAVAEELAELVAAQPAETRSVFDDLDPEAVTPFDQLLGT
- a CDS encoding CE1758 family FMN-dependent luciferase-like monooxygenase gives rise to the protein MEIGVFTIGDVTTDPTTGTTPTEHERLQSTLRIAQKAEEVGFDVFATGEHHNPPFVAPANPAVLLAHVAATTSTLRLSTATTLITTNDPARLAEDYGYLQHLSGGRVSLTMGRGNTGPVYPWFGKDIRQGIPLAIENYNLLYRLWREKNVDWEGNLRTPLNGFTVTPFPLDEVPPFVWHGSIRSPEIAEQAAYYGDGFFHNNIFWPASHTARMVKLYRQRYEYYGHGRADQAFVGLGGQVFMAKNSQDAVTQFRPYFDNAPVYGHGPSLEDFTAQTPLTVGSPQQVIERYLSMRDWAGDYQRLMFLIDHAGLPTDTVLEQMDIFGAEVLPVLRREMDAARPADVPDAPTHAWLVERHRAGEDPVAGGGPESQAYRDRAARAERETESATAGGAR